A single region of the Chthonomonadales bacterium genome encodes:
- the acs gene encoding acetate--CoA ligase, which yields MSDQSRAAGALFEESRVFPPDPAFTAQANANDPAIYERAKADPEAFWAAFAGELEWFQKWDTVLDWKPPHARWFVNGKLNMSVNCVDRHVAAGRGDKVAFIFEGEPGDVRTITYSELKAEVCRFANALRGLGVRKGDRVALYLPMIPELAIAMLACARIGAPHAVVFGGFSTESLRERINDAGARVLVTADGGWRRGNVVPLKKTADEAVAETRSIEKVVVVRRLGEKAPVAMEPGRDLWWHELTEAADSECDPEPMDAEDILFILHTSGSTGKPKGIQHTTGGYLTGVYATTKLVFDMKDSDVFWCTADIGWVTGHSYIVYGPLANAATVVIYEGSPDTPARDRFWRVIEKHGVTVFYTAPTAIRTFMKWGDALPRACDLSTLRLLGSVGEPINPEAWLWYNEVIGKGRIPIVDTWWQTETGQIMIAPLPGLVTTKPGSATRPFPGIAADVVNDHGEPMPDGQKGYLVIRKPWPGMLRTLWGDDARYQQVYWSRFKGVYLTGDGAARDSEGYFWLMGRVDDIMLVAGHNISTMELESALVEHPAVAEAAVIGKSHDVKGQSPVAFVIVREGYKADAALADELRKYVGKKLGPVCRPDDVLFTADLPKTRSGKIMRRLLRDIAEGRVLGDTTTLADPHVVANLQTNYSTDES from the coding sequence CCGCGTGTTCCCGCCGGATCCGGCGTTCACCGCGCAGGCGAACGCCAACGACCCCGCCATCTACGAGCGCGCGAAGGCGGACCCGGAGGCCTTCTGGGCCGCGTTCGCCGGCGAGCTCGAGTGGTTCCAGAAGTGGGACACGGTCCTCGACTGGAAACCGCCCCACGCCCGGTGGTTCGTGAACGGCAAGCTCAACATGTCGGTAAACTGCGTCGACCGCCACGTTGCCGCCGGGCGCGGAGACAAGGTCGCCTTCATCTTCGAGGGCGAGCCGGGCGACGTTCGCACGATCACCTACTCGGAGCTGAAGGCCGAGGTCTGCCGCTTCGCCAACGCCCTGCGGGGGCTCGGGGTGCGCAAAGGCGACCGCGTCGCCCTCTACCTCCCGATGATCCCGGAGCTCGCCATCGCGATGCTCGCCTGCGCCCGCATCGGTGCTCCGCACGCGGTGGTCTTCGGCGGATTCTCCACCGAATCGCTCCGCGAGCGCATCAACGACGCCGGGGCCCGCGTGCTCGTGACCGCCGATGGGGGCTGGAGGCGCGGCAACGTGGTGCCGCTGAAGAAGACGGCCGACGAGGCCGTTGCCGAGACCCGGAGCATCGAGAAGGTCGTCGTGGTGCGGCGCCTGGGCGAGAAGGCGCCGGTGGCCATGGAGCCCGGCCGCGACCTGTGGTGGCACGAGTTGACCGAGGCCGCCGACAGCGAGTGCGACCCCGAGCCGATGGACGCCGAGGACATCCTCTTCATCCTCCACACGTCGGGGTCGACCGGCAAGCCCAAGGGCATCCAGCACACCACCGGCGGCTACCTGACCGGCGTCTACGCCACGACGAAGCTGGTTTTCGACATGAAGGACAGCGACGTCTTCTGGTGCACCGCCGACATCGGATGGGTCACCGGTCACTCGTACATCGTCTACGGCCCGCTCGCCAACGCCGCAACCGTGGTGATCTACGAGGGTTCCCCCGATACGCCCGCGCGGGATCGGTTCTGGCGGGTGATCGAGAAGCATGGCGTCACGGTGTTCTACACGGCGCCGACGGCGATCCGGACCTTCATGAAGTGGGGCGACGCGCTTCCGCGGGCGTGCGACCTGTCCACGCTCCGCCTGCTCGGATCCGTCGGCGAGCCGATCAACCCGGAGGCATGGCTCTGGTACAACGAGGTCATCGGCAAGGGCAGGATCCCCATCGTCGACACCTGGTGGCAGACGGAGACCGGCCAGATCATGATCGCGCCGCTGCCGGGCCTGGTGACGACGAAGCCCGGCTCGGCCACCCGCCCCTTCCCCGGCATCGCCGCCGACGTGGTCAACGACCACGGCGAGCCGATGCCCGACGGGCAGAAGGGTTACCTGGTCATCCGCAAGCCGTGGCCCGGCATGCTGCGGACTCTCTGGGGCGACGATGCGCGCTACCAGCAGGTCTACTGGAGCCGCTTCAAGGGCGTCTATCTGACCGGCGACGGGGCCGCTCGCGACTCCGAGGGCTACTTCTGGTTGATGGGGCGCGTGGACGACATCATGCTGGTGGCGGGCCACAACATCAGCACGATGGAGCTCGAGAGCGCGCTCGTGGAGCACCCGGCGGTGGCGGAGGCGGCGGTGATCGGCAAGAGCCATGACGTCAAGGGACAGTCGCCCGTGGCGTTCGTCATCGTGCGCGAAGGCTACAAGGCCGACGCGGCGCTGGCCGATGAGCTCAGGAAGTACGTCGGCAAGAAGCTCGGGCCGGTCTGCCGCCCGGACGACGTGCTGTTCACCGCCGACCTTCCGAAGACGCGCAGCGGCAAGATCATGCGCCGCCTCCTGCGCGACATCGCCGAGGGGCGCGTGCTCGGCGACACTACCACGCTGGCGGACCCGCACGTGGTGGCGAACCTGCAGACCAACTACTCGACCGACGAGAGCTAG